ACAATTATGCATCATTTTCAGTGGGAGTAGAGCGATGAAAGTAACTTATGAAGAAAACGATGACATTCTGGTTATTCGTCTATCAAACAAGCCTATTGTAAAAGAAATTTCTCAGGACTGGGATACGCATCTCAGCTACGCAGAAGATGGTTCTGTTGTTGAAGTAGTAGTACTTGATGCTTCCAAAAAGGGCGCTTGGCCTCTCGAACTGAGCAGGGCTGCATAACAGTTCACTTATCAGATCTACTCCAAGGCCACCCGTACCAACAGGCTGGCCTCCATACACATCGCTAAATCACGCCGCATGTACCAGCGGTACCGTATTCACAGCCTCAACCAGGGTCTGCTCGGAAAGATGAGCATATCTCATAGTGGTTTTTATCTGGCTATGCCCGAGTATGGCTCCCACCTCGTATATTGAACGTCCGGCGTTAATCAGAAAGCTAGCGAAGCTAT
The sequence above is drawn from the Desulfonatronovibrio magnus genome and encodes:
- a CDS encoding tyrosine-type recombinase/integrase, giving the protein MLRKSYYLHHFAKHKCSTSTIYTSWFKARNRAGLEDVRLHTLRHSFASFLINAGRSIYEVGAILGHSQIKTTMRYAHLSEQTLVEAVNTVPLVHAA
- a CDS encoding DUF2283 domain-containing protein gives rise to the protein MKVTYEENDDILVIRLSNKPIVKEISQDWDTHLSYAEDGSVVEVVVLDASKKGAWPLELSRAA